In the Chromobacterium sp. ATCC 53434 genome, TGATGCGGGCCTGTTCCACCTGCGCCTGGGCGGCGGCGACCTGGGCCTTGGCCGAGTTGTAGGCGGCCACGGCGTCGTCGCGGTCCTTCTGGCTGACGGCGTTTTCCTTGAACAGCGGCATGATGCGCTCGAAATCCTGCTTGGTGCGCGCCTGTTGCGCCTGCTGCACCTGCAGATTGGCCTGGGCCTGATCCAGCGCCGCCTTGAACGGCTCGGGGTCGATCTGGAACAGCAGGTCGCCGGCCTTGACCGGCTTGCCCTCGGTGTAGGAGCGTTTCTGCAGGATGCCGCCGACGCGGGCGCGCACCTCGACTTCGCGGGAGCCGGCCGCCTGGCCGACGAATTCGTACGACACCGGCACATTGGCCGGCTCGACCTTGATCACGGCCACCGGCACGGGCGGCATCGCGCCGCCGGCCTGGGCGTCGGGCTTCTGGCCGCAGGCCGCCAGGCTGGCGGCCACTACGCCCAGCAGCAAGCCGCGCGCGGCGCGCGGCAGGGTTGCAGTTGCTTGCATGGTATCGAGTCCTCGAAAGCAGAATCCGGAAGGAGTGGGATTTGTTTTTGATCAGTAAGGAGAATGGTCTGGATTGTCATATCTCCAATCTTCGGCATTTTACATACATGCGCGTCTGTATGTAAAATGAAGAAATGTCCGGCAATGTAAAAGCTCCGCGATATCGCCGGGCGATAAGCGTTAAAATTCATTAATTAGTACTAGTTCTAGCAAAGTATCCAGATATGGCACGGAAGACACGCGAAGAGGCGGAGCAGACGCGACAGCAACTGCTGGACGCCGCCGAGCGGCTGTTCAGCGAGCATGGAGTGTCGCGCACCACATTGGCGGATATCGCCGCCGCCGCCGGCCTGACCCGCGGCGCGGTGTACTGGCATTTCCAGAACAAGCTGGACCTGTACCGCGCGATGTTGGACCGGGTGTCGGCGCCGTTCGACGACATCCGCGAGCTGCTGCTGCTGGCCGCCGCCGCCGATCCGGCCCGCGCGCTGTGGGACCACAGCCACCGGTTGCTGGGGGTGATCGAGCACAATCCGCAGGTGCGCCGCATCCTGCTGATCCTGTTCATGCGCAGCGAACATGTCGGCGAACTGGCGCCGATACACGAGGAGTGCGTCGCGCACATGCACGAGGCGCGCGGAATGCTGAGCCAGGTGGTGAAGGCCGCCAAGGACAGGGGCCAGACCTACGACTGCATCGATCCGGACGAGGTGGCGGTGGCTTTGCAGTCGCTGCACGACGGCCTGATGAACCGCCTTCTGGTGGAAACGCCCTGTCCGGACGCCACCCATGCCGCCAGCCGGCTGTTGCAATATTTGTATCGCGGCATTTTCCTGCCGCCGGTAATGGAACAACTTACCACTTGCGGCTGAGCCGGCGCTATAATTGCGCTTTTTTCTCAAGCCACTAGCGCGCGATCCATCCGGACGGCGTCGCCTTGGTGGCCACATGGTTTTCATGTCCCACGCAATCGAAATCGAAGCCGTCAGCAAGCGCTACGGCCAGCTGCAGGCGCTGGATAAGGTGAGCTTCTCCGTGGCGCCGGGCGAGTTCTTCGCGCTGCTCGGTCCCAACGGCGCCGGCAAGACCACGCTGATCTCGGCGCTGGCCGGTCTGGCCCGCCCCGACAGCGGCAGCATCCGGGTGATGGGCCGCGACGTGGTGCGCGACTTCCGCGACGCGCGGCGCGCGCTCGGCGTGGTGCCGCAGGAGCTGGTGTTCGACCC is a window encoding:
- a CDS encoding TetR family transcriptional regulator, which produces MARKTREEAEQTRQQLLDAAERLFSEHGVSRTTLADIAAAAGLTRGAVYWHFQNKLDLYRAMLDRVSAPFDDIRELLLLAAAADPARALWDHSHRLLGVIEHNPQVRRILLILFMRSEHVGELAPIHEECVAHMHEARGMLSQVVKAAKDRGQTYDCIDPDEVAVALQSLHDGLMNRLLVETPCPDATHAASRLLQYLYRGIFLPPVMEQLTTCG